One window from the genome of Schistocerca piceifrons isolate TAMUIC-IGC-003096 chromosome 8, iqSchPice1.1, whole genome shotgun sequence encodes:
- the LOC124712117 gene encoding dynein heavy chain-like, translating into MTHSGVFPLLERRGTSRLVCATLCPHLTEYVPAHLIEYVPAHLIEYVPAPLIKYVPVHLIEYVPAHLIEYVPAPLIGCVSAHLIEYVPAHLIEYVPAHLIEYIPAHLTEYVPAHLIEYVPAPLIGCVSAHLIEYVPEHLIEYVPAQLIEYIPAHLTEYVPAHLIEYVPAPLIGCVSAHLIEYVPAHLIEYVPARLIEYIPAHFTEYVSAHLIEYVPAHLIEYVPAHFIEYVPAHLPEYVSAHLTEYVPVLLIEYVPVHLIEYVPAHLIEYVPAPLIEYVPAHLIEYV; encoded by the exons ATGACTCACAGCGGCGTGTTTCCACTTCTGGAGCGGCGAGGTACCTCGCGGCTCGTGTGTGCCACTCTGTGTC CACACCTCACAGAATATGTACCTGCACACCTCATAGAATATGTACCTGCACACCTCATTGAATATGTACCTGCACCCCTTATAAAATATGTACCTGTGCACCTCATTGAATATGTACCTGCTCACCTCATTGAATATGTACCTGCACCCCTTATAGGATGTGTATCAGCACACCTAATAGAATATGTACCAGCACACCTCATAGAATATGTACCTGCACACCTCATAGAATATATACCAGCACACCTCACAGAATATGTACCTGCTCACCTCATTGAATATGTACCTGCACCCCTTATAGGATGTGTATCAGCACACCTAATAGAATATGTACCAGAACACCTCATAGAATATGTACCTGCACAACTCATAGAATATATACCAGCACACCTCACAGAATATGTACCTGCTCACCTCATTGAATATGTACCTGCACCCCTTATAGGATGTGTATCAGCACACCTAATAGAATATGTACCAGCACACCTCATAGAGTATGTACCTGCACGCCTCATAGAATATATACCAGCACACTTCACAGAATATGTATCTGCACACCTCATAGAATATGTACCAGCACACCTCATAGAATATGTACCAGCACACTTCATAGAATATGTACCAGCACACCTCCCAGAATATGTATCTGCACACCTCACAGAATATGTACCTGTGCTCCTCATAGAATATGTACCTGTGCACCTCATAGAATATGTACCTGCACACCTCATAGAATATGTACCTGCACCCCTTATAGAATATGTACCAGCACACCTCATAGAATAT